The Acidobacteriota bacterium genomic interval CGATTTCAGTTGAATCGGCTGGAAGAGGAATACCTTTCTGGGAGTATTCAGCAATCATTTTGAATACCGCGCTCAATTCGTGCAAGGCTTCTTCCCGGGTTAGCATCAAAG includes:
- a CDS encoding type II toxin-antitoxin system HicB family antitoxin, which encodes MDRRTWVAEIPAIPGCYALMLTREEALHELSAVFKMIAEYSQKGIPLPADSTEIVNA